The Thermosynechococcus sp. genome has a segment encoding these proteins:
- a CDS encoding DUF4351 domain-containing protein, with protein MVLPEAEMPRVARLLAERTQGEAAPKSAVIIELITTIVLYKFTELSREEVLRMLGFTTEELKRTRFYREVYAEARAEGLDEGRQQGLQQGEVLVILRLLRRRFGSVPSELEERIQRLSIAQIEALAEALLDFRELGDVAAWLEHSC; from the coding sequence ATGGTGCTGCCTGAGGCAGAGATGCCGCGAGTGGCGAGGTTACTGGCTGAGCGCACGCAGGGGGAAGCAGCCCCAAAGTCAGCAGTCATAATAGAGTTAATCACGACGATTGTGTTGTACAAGTTCACGGAGCTGAGTCGGGAGGAGGTGTTGCGGATGTTGGGGTTTACCACTGAGGAACTGAAGCGGACACGGTTTTATCGGGAGGTGTATGCTGAGGCGCGGGCGGAAGGACTAGACGAAGGACGGCAGCAGGGACTGCAACAAGGAGAAGTGCTAGTTATCTTGCGCCTGCTGCGGCGGCGGTTTGGGAGTGTGCCTAGTGAGCTAGAGGAGCGGATTCAGCGGCTTTCTATTGCGCAGATTGAGGCTTTGGCGGAGGCGTTGCTTGACTTTAGGGAGCTGGGGGACGTGGCGGCATGGCTAGAACACTCCTGTTAA
- a CDS encoding Rpn family recombination-promoting nuclease/putative transposase — protein sequence MRRDSLFYQLFAQLPQTLFDLLGTDTPQGYRFDSVELKQTAFRIDGVFVPPDPAGTVYFCEVQFQRDNTFYERFFAEIFLYLRLYRSTFADWQAVVIYPNRQTEQESFDPYDLLVHSPRLRRVYLNELGSPESLPLSVGLMQLMVLPEAEMPRVARLLAERTQGEAAPKSAVIIELITTIVLYKFTELSREEVLRMLGFTTEELKRTRFYREVYAEARAEGLDEGRQQGLQQGLQQGEVLVILRLLRRRFGSVPSELEERIQRLSISQIEALAEALLDFRELGDVAAWLEHSC from the coding sequence ATGCGCCGCGATTCCCTCTTTTACCAACTATTTGCCCAACTGCCCCAAACCCTCTTTGACCTGCTGGGCACAGACACCCCTCAGGGGTATCGTTTTGACTCAGTCGAGCTGAAGCAAACCGCCTTTCGCATCGATGGCGTCTTTGTGCCCCCTGACCCTGCGGGCACGGTCTATTTCTGTGAGGTGCAGTTTCAGCGGGATAACACCTTCTATGAACGCTTCTTTGCGGAGATTTTTCTCTATCTGCGCCTGTATCGCTCCACCTTTGCGGACTGGCAAGCGGTGGTGATTTATCCCAATCGGCAAACGGAGCAAGAGTCTTTTGACCCCTATGACCTGTTGGTCCATAGTCCGCGCCTGCGCCGCGTCTATCTCAATGAATTGGGGTCACCGGAGAGCTTGCCCTTGAGTGTGGGGTTGATGCAATTGATGGTGCTGCCTGAGGCAGAGATGCCGCGAGTGGCGAGGTTACTGGCTGAGCGCACGCAGGGGGAAGCAGCCCCAAAGTCAGCAGTCATAATAGAGTTAATCACGACGATTGTGTTGTACAAGTTCACGGAGCTGAGTCGGGAGGAGGTGTTGCGGATGTTGGGGTTTACCACTGAGGAACTGAAGCGGACGCGGTTTTATCGGGAGGTGTATGCTGAGGCGCGGGCAGAAGGACTAGACGAAGGACGGCAGCAGGGATTGCAGCAGGGATTGCAACAAGGAGAAGTGCTAGTTATCTTGCGCCTGCTGCGGCGGCGGTTTGGGAGTGTGCCTAGTGAGCTAGAGGAGCGGATTCAGCGGCTTTCTATTTCGCAGATTGAGGCTTTGGCGGAGGCGCTGCTTGACTTTAGGGAGCTGGGGGACGTGGCGGCATGGCTAGAACACTCCTGTTAA
- a CDS encoding Rpn family recombination-promoting nuclease/putative transposase — protein sequence MRRDSLFYQLFAQLPQTLFDLLGTDTPQGYRFDSVELKQTAFRIDGVFVPPDPAGTVYFCEVQFQRDNTFYERFFAEIFLYLRLYRSTFADWQAVVIYPNRQTEQESFDPYDLLVHSPRLRRVYLNELGSPESLPLSVGLMQLMVLPEAEMPRVARLLAERTQGEAAPKSAVIIELITTIVLYKFTELSREEVLRMLGFTTEELKRTRFYREVYAEARAEGLQEGKQEGREEGLQEGLQQGLQQGLQQGLQQGLQQGLQQGLQQGLQQGLQQGLQQGLQQGLQQGEVLVILRLLRRRFGSVPSELEERIQRLSISQIEALAEALLDFRELGDVAAWLEHSC from the coding sequence ATGCGCCGCGATTCCCTCTTTTACCAACTATTTGCCCAACTGCCCCAAACCCTCTTTGACCTGCTGGGCACAGACACCCCTCAGGGGTATCGTTTTGACTCAGTCGAGCTGAAGCAAACCGCCTTTCGCATCGATGGCGTCTTTGTGCCCCCTGACCCTGCGGGCACGGTCTATTTCTGTGAGGTGCAGTTTCAGCGGGATAACACCTTCTATGAACGCTTCTTTGCGGAGATTTTTCTCTATCTGCGCCTGTATCGCTCCACCTTTGCGGACTGGCAAGCGGTGGTGATTTATCCCAATCGGCAAACGGAGCAAGAGTCTTTTGACCCCTATGACCTGTTGGTCCATAGTCCGCGCCTGCGCCGCGTCTATCTCAATGAATTGGGGTCGCCGGAGAGCTTGCCCTTGAGTGTGGGGTTGATGCAATTGATGGTGCTGCCTGAGGCAGAGATGCCGCGAGTGGCGAGGTTACTGGCTGAGCGCACGCAGGGGGAAGCAGCCCCAAAGTCAGCAGTCATAATAGAGTTAATCACGACGATTGTGTTGTACAAGTTCACGGAGCTGAGTCGGGAGGAGGTGTTGCGGATGTTGGGGTTTACCACTGAGGAACTGAAGCGGACGCGGTTTTATCGGGAGGTGTATGCTGAGGCGCGGGCGGAAGGATTACAAGAGGGAAAACAAGAGGGACGAGAAGAAGGACTTCAGGAAGGCTTGCAGCAGGGATTGCAGCAGGGATTGCAACAGGGATTGCAACAGGGATTACAGCAGGGATTACAGCAGGGATTACAGCAGGGATTGCAACAAGGTTTACAACAAGGACTGCAGCAAGGACTGCAACAAGGACTGCAACAAGGAGAAGTGCTAGTTATCTTGCGCCTGCTGCGGCGGCGGTTTGGGAGTGTGCCTAGCGAGCTAGAGGAGCGGATTCAGCGGCTTTCTATTTCGCAGATTGAAGCTTTGGCGGAGGCGTTGCTTGACTTTAGGGAGCTGGGGGACGTGGCGGCATGGCTAGAACACTCCTGTTAA
- a CDS encoding Rpn family recombination-promoting nuclease/putative transposase yields the protein MRRDSLFYQLFAQLPQTLFDLLGTDTPQGYRFDSVELKQTAFRIDGVFVPPDPAGTVYFCEVQFQRDNTFYERFFAEIFLYLRLYRSTFADWQAVVIYPNRQTEQESFDPYDLLVHSPRLRRVYLNELGSPESLPLSLGLMQLMVLPEAEMPRVARLLAERTQGEAAPKSAVIIELITTIVLYKFTELSREEVLRMLGFTTEELKRTRFYREVYAEARAEGLDEGRQQGLQQGLQQGLQQGLQQGLQQGLQQGLQQGLQQGLQQGEVLVILRLLRRRFGSVPSELEERIQRLSISQIEALAEALLDFRELGDVAAWLEHSC from the coding sequence ATGCGCCGCGATTCCCTCTTTTACCAACTATTTGCCCAACTGCCCCAAACCCTCTTTGACCTGCTGGGCACAGACACCCCTCAGGGGTATCGTTTTGACTCAGTCGAGCTGAAGCAAACCGCCTTTCGCATCGATGGCGTCTTTGTGCCCCCTGACCCTGCAGGCACGGTCTATTTCTGTGAGGTGCAGTTTCAGCGGGATAACACCTTCTATGAACGCTTCTTTGCGGAGATTTTTCTCTATCTGCGCCTGTATCGCTCCACCTTTGCGGACTGGCAAGCGGTGGTGATTTATCCCAATCGGCAAACGGAGCAAGAGTCTTTTGACCCCTATGACCTGTTGGTCCATAGTCCGCGCCTGCGCCGCGTCTATCTCAATGAATTGGGGTCGCCGGAGAGCTTGCCCTTGAGTCTGGGGTTGATGCAATTGATGGTGCTGCCTGAGGCAGAGATGCCGCGGGTGGCGAGGTTACTGGCTGAGCGCACGCAGGGGGAAGCAGCCCCAAAGTCAGCAGTCATAATAGAGCTAATCACGACGATTGTGTTGTACAAGTTCACGGAGCTGAGTCGGGAGGAGGTGTTGCGGATGTTGGGGTTTACCACTGAGGAACTGAAGCGGACACGGTTTTATCGGGAGGTGTATGCTGAGGCGCGGGCAGAAGGACTAGACGAAGGACGGCAGCAGGGATTGCAACAGGGATTGCAACAGGGATTACAGCAGGGATTACAGCAGGGATTACAGCAGGGATTGCAACAAGGTTTACAACAAGGACTGCAGCAAGGACTGCAACAAGGAGAAGTGCTAGTTATCTTGCGCCTGCTGCGGCGGCGGTTTGGGAGTGTGCCTAGTGAGCTAGAGGAGCGGATTCAGCGGCTTTCTATTTCGCAGATTGAGGCTTTGGCGGAGGCGCTGCTTGACTTTAGGGAGCTGGGGGACGTGGCGGCATGGCTAGAACACTCCTGTTAA
- a CDS encoding Rpn family recombination-promoting nuclease/putative transposase, translating into MRRDSLFYQLFAQLPQTLFDLLGTDTPQGYRFDSVELKQTAFRIDGVFVPPDPAGTVYFCEVQFQRDNTFYERFFAEIFLYLRLYRSTFADWQAVVIYPNRQTEQESFDPYDLLVHSPRLRRVYLNELGSPESLPLSVGLMQLMVLPEAEMPRVARLLAERTQGEAAPKSAVIIELITTIVLYKFTELSREEVLRMLGFTTEELKRTRFYREVYAEARAEGLQEGKQEGREEGLQEGLQQGLQQGLQQGLQQGLQQGLQQGLQQGLQQGLQQGLQQGEVLVILRLLRRRFGSVPSELEERIQRLSIAQIEALAEALLDFRELGDVAAWLEHSC; encoded by the coding sequence ATGCGCCGCGATTCCCTCTTTTACCAACTATTTGCCCAACTGCCCCAAACCCTCTTTGACCTGCTGGGCACAGACACCCCTCAGGGGTATCGTTTTGACTCAGTCGAGCTGAAGCAAACCGCCTTTCGCATCGATGGCGTCTTTGTGCCCCCTGACCCTGCGGGCACGGTCTATTTCTGTGAGGTGCAGTTTCAGCGGGATAACACCTTCTATGAACGCTTCTTTGCGGAGATTTTTCTCTATCTGCGCCTGTATCGCTCCACCTTTGCGGACTGGCAAGCGGTGGTGATTTATCCCAATCGGCAAACGGAGCAAGAGTCTTTTGACCCCTATGACCTGTTGGTCCATAGTCCGCGCCTGCGCCGCGTCTATCTCAATGAATTGGGGTCGCCGGAGAGCTTGCCCTTGAGTGTGGGGTTGATGCAATTGATGGTGCTGCCTGAGGCAGAGATGCCGCGAGTGGCGAGGTTACTGGCTGAGCGCACGCAGGGGGAAGCAGCCCCAAAGTCAGCAGTCATAATAGAGTTAATCACGACGATTGTGTTGTACAAGTTCACGGAGCTGAGTCGGGAGGAGGTGTTGCGGATGTTGGGGTTTACCACTGAGGAACTGAAGCGGACGCGGTTTTATCGGGAGGTGTATGCTGAGGCGCGGGCAGAAGGATTACAAGAGGGAAAACAAGAGGGACGAGAAGAAGGACTTCAGGAAGGCTTGCAGCAGGGATTGCAGCAGGGATTACAACAGGGATTGCAACAGGGATTACAGCAGGGATTACAGCAGGGATTGCAACAAGGTTTACAACAAGGACTGCAGCAAGGACTGCAACAGGGAGAAGTGCTAGTTATCTTGCGCCTGCTGCGGCGGCGGTTTGGGAGTGTGCCTAGTGAGCTAGAGGAGCGGATTCAGCGGCTTTCTATTGCGCAGATTGAGGCTTTGGCGGAGGCGTTGCTTGACTTTAGGGAGCTGGGGGACGTGGCGGCATGGCTAGAACACTCCTGTTAA
- a CDS encoding Rpn family recombination-promoting nuclease/putative transposase, translating into MRRDSLFYQLFAQLPQTLFDLLGTDTPQGYRFDSVELKQTAFRIDGVFVPPDPAGTVYFCEVQFQRDNTFYERFFAEIFLYLRLYRSTFADWQAVVIYPNRQTEQESFDPYDLLVHSPRLRRVYLNELGSPESLPLSVGLMQLMVLPEAEMPRVARLLAERTQGEAAPKSAVIIELITTIVLYKFTELSREEVLRMLGFTTEELKRTRFYREVYAEARAEGLQEGKQEGREEGLQEGLQQGLQQGLQQGLQQGLQQGLQQGEVLVILRQLRRRFGSVPSELEERIRRLSISQIEALAEALLDFRELGDVAAWLEHSC; encoded by the coding sequence ATGCGCCGCGATTCCCTCTTTTACCAACTATTTGCCCAACTGCCCCAAACCCTCTTTGACCTGCTGGGCACAGACACCCCTCAGGGGTATCGTTTTGACTCAGTCGAGCTGAAGCAAACCGCCTTTCGCATCGATGGCGTCTTTGTGCCCCCTGACCCTGCGGGCACGGTCTATTTCTGTGAGGTGCAGTTTCAGCGGGATAACACCTTCTATGAACGCTTCTTTGCGGAGATTTTTCTCTATCTGCGCCTGTATCGCTCCACCTTTGCGGACTGGCAAGCGGTGGTGATTTATCCCAATCGGCAAACGGAGCAAGAGTCTTTTGACCCCTATGACCTGTTGGTCCATAGTCCGCGCCTGCGCCGCGTCTATCTCAATGAATTGGGGTCGCCGGAGAGCTTGCCCTTGAGTGTGGGGTTGATGCAATTGATGGTGCTGCCTGAGGCAGAGATGCCGCGAGTGGCGAGGTTACTGGCTGAGCGCACGCAGGGGGAAGCAGCCCCAAAGTCAGCAGTCATAATAGAGTTAATCACGACGATTGTGTTGTACAAGTTCACGGAGCTGAGTCGGGAGGAGGTGTTGCGGATGTTGGGGTTTACCACTGAGGAACTGAAGCGGACGCGGTTTTATCGGGAGGTGTATGCTGAGGCGCGGGCGGAAGGATTACAAGAGGGAAAACAAGAGGGACGAGAAGAAGGACTTCAGGAAGGCTTGCAGCAGGGATTGCAGCAGGGATTACAGCAGGGATTACAGCAAGGATTGCAACAAGGTTTGCAACAAGGAGAAGTGCTAGTTATCTTGCGCCAGTTAAGGCGGCGGTTTGGGAGTGTGCCTAGTGAGCTAGAGGAGCGGATTCGGCGGCTTTCTATTTCGCAGATTGAAGCTTTGGCGGAGGCGCTGCTTGACTTTAGGGAGCTGGGGGACGTGGCGGCATGGCTAGAACACTCCTGTTAA
- a CDS encoding Rpn family recombination-promoting nuclease/putative transposase codes for MRRDSLFYQLFAQLPQTLFDLLGTDTPQGYRFDSVELKQTAFRIDGVFVPPDPAGTVYFCEVQFQRDNTFYERFFAEIFLYLRLYRSTFADWQAVVIYPNRQTEQESFDPYDLLVHSPRLRRVYLNELGSPESLPLSLGLMQLMVLPEAEMPRVARLLAERTQGEAAPKSAVIIELITTIVLYKFTELSREEVLRMLGFTTEELKRTRFYREVYAEARAEGLDEGRQQGLQQGLQQGLQQGLQQGLQQGLQQGLQQGLQQGLQQGLQQGEVLVILRLLRRRFGSVPSELEERIQRLSISQIEALAEALLDFRELGDVAAWLERFA; via the coding sequence ATGCGCCGCGATTCCCTCTTTTACCAACTATTTGCCCAACTGCCCCAAACCCTCTTTGACCTGCTGGGCACAGACACCCCTCAGGGGTATCGTTTTGACTCAGTCGAGCTGAAGCAAACCGCCTTTCGCATCGATGGCGTCTTTGTGCCCCCTGACCCTGCAGGCACGGTCTATTTCTGTGAGGTGCAGTTTCAGCGGGATAACACCTTCTATGAACGCTTCTTTGCGGAGATTTTTCTCTATCTGCGCCTGTATCGCTCCACCTTTGCGGACTGGCAAGCGGTGGTGATTTATCCCAATCGGCAAACGGAGCAAGAGTCTTTTGACCCCTATGACCTGTTGGTCCATAGTCCGCGCCTGCGCCGCGTCTATCTCAATGAATTGGGGTCGCCGGAGAGCTTGCCCTTGAGTCTGGGGTTGATGCAATTGATGGTGCTGCCTGAGGCAGAGATGCCGCGGGTGGCGAGGTTACTGGCTGAGCGCACGCAGGGGGAAGCAGCCCCAAAGTCAGCAGTCATAATAGAGCTAATCACGACGATTGTGTTGTACAAGTTCACGGAGCTGAGTCGGGAGGAGGTGTTGCGGATGTTGGGGTTTACCACTGAGGAACTGAAGCGGACACGGTTTTATCGGGAGGTGTATGCTGAGGCGCGGGCAGAAGGACTAGACGAAGGACGGCAGCAGGGATTGCAACAGGGATTGCAACAGGGATTACAGCAGGGATTACAGCAGGGATTACAGCAGGGATTGCAACAAGGTTTACAACAAGGACTGCAGCAAGGACTGCAACAAGGACTGCAACAAGGAGAAGTGCTAGTTATCTTGCGCCTGCTGCGGCGGCGGTTTGGGAGTGTGCCTAGTGAGCTAGAGGAGCGGATTCAGCGGCTTTCTATTTCGCAGATTGAGGCTTTGGCGGAGGCGCTGCTTGACTTTAGGGAGCTGGGGGACGTGGCGGCATGGCTGGAGCGCTTTGCTTGA
- the hpsA gene encoding hormogonium polysaccharide biosynthesis protein HpsA, with translation MKKPDRPLGLSKRQYRKLMRFIRHLMFQLQRWVRQRLTPLVGRRRQQGARLRWGRAGFVLPTAVIVLVVLSLTVAALMIRTLNRTTEVSGQRQEIQVMNATAPAIDRARTKLEYFFTQDPQRPNGVPGEDTIAQIMGNQGSFARTPDPYTLADEERIDLDGDGTLDNAWAFQPTPDSIVAYSILMKRPTDAQLNLSDDEKAKNLITRSRPMGITEVGNQCPNVGGGGNTVEVGWDEVTSAILRKNFQINAFVYENRNGGQALSTIEFVQERQMERGNKWGAWFRNDLEIFPGPTFRWNGAMHTEGSIFMTAGGDGFQAHLISSPRSCIYTRAASEITATEVVNPQTQQIEFQGQFMAGSLRDNNTTAGTVKIHSYREPPSPPYTDDDPPAAKNIVTFDKDRDSVKDGVNPAQVALNPVAILTEDKSRARGSDPTNLSHRDNNWNNQFYVVQGRFANKSQPKPYVDDTYRADDRYGPKPTYGKIGIPAGTMGDPIVDLPDKPLTRNVAPPDSSNKREDLGLDGYWERRARQEGLRIIVGERLELGDPLERPDSCPGGQRCNEFYQHRTLRDNLAAVQAAVVYHYKFNNNGQADPSIPDPFTDPYPGQNSGGYEPVACLAMTYHHGTRQTALNSITFFTPDPSLNIPFFQNGTPLFDFFRGIGTNGWEFELNDDPSNGFYSQLSNPTSALRQALQNLANNYGDPAGAFPPKQENSPNNTHPNPGTIKYGNFSNLRRALTQLTTVGNDVSKLSLADQSTLHTAGCMLGMLAYSVKQVEQLSQSSNANVKLASNYPLPDGGNQDLITFSNPNSAGSLLLDKLWLEVDTSLNNPMTTTAYPVLYQVFDPNDPSKTRLDVVNEIANLVQPRPDPGAFTVPTALAPSGSNPDRPDRRNQIIYYDGSQYQRYNIAFLDNALFNGREEMAVRVMDIDLDLLRRTSFGGDTWLPMGGIVYAFREDAVREDGIARPCLPGQNWMNTDPNNPHDPCLASNGISLKPVDFFADPLRRPNGFRLLNGNRLDRQGIPDEKNIAGLSFISDNPVYIQGDFNLHSTDGTASNLIEEFTDKLEANWSNFYSRSTLDSRFARPDKDTARPDQDTWRPAEILADAVTILSDNFCDGFAEHYFVGVLNPPISNLDNTDPRSCGSSGNRTSFLNANRPNPPLDPNDPQLVRESQNNDLLNIPLLNPSPSGPDQRPIYVNKNGQARGVSNYNSFNNDRSLIAAKDNTRVNAVIVSGIVPSRPNQAYGGMHNFPRFLENWSGKNLWIQGSFIQLNFSTQATGPYDQDQWEVPNDPTCWDVNTAFNCNAQGVELIKYYSPPNRRWGYDVALQLAPAGPVARRFITPGRQRTEYYTELRADDPYIQQLRCANRPASMGGGNIDPSASCSA, from the coding sequence ATGAAAAAGCCCGATCGCCCGCTTGGACTTTCGAAGCGACAATATCGCAAGCTGATGCGGTTTATCCGTCATCTCATGTTTCAGCTACAGCGCTGGGTACGGCAGCGACTGACGCCCCTCGTAGGGCGACGGCGGCAGCAGGGGGCAAGGCTGCGCTGGGGTCGCGCCGGCTTTGTGCTGCCAACGGCGGTGATTGTGTTGGTGGTGCTGAGCCTCACGGTGGCGGCCTTGATGATTCGCACACTAAATCGCACTACCGAGGTGAGCGGTCAACGGCAAGAAATCCAAGTGATGAATGCCACGGCCCCGGCCATTGATCGCGCCCGCACAAAATTAGAGTATTTCTTTACCCAAGACCCGCAGCGGCCCAATGGCGTGCCTGGCGAAGACACCATCGCCCAAATCATGGGCAATCAGGGGTCTTTCGCCCGCACGCCGGATCCCTACACGTTGGCGGATGAGGAGCGCATTGACTTGGATGGGGATGGCACGCTGGATAATGCCTGGGCCTTTCAACCTACGCCAGACTCCATTGTGGCCTACTCGATTTTGATGAAACGCCCCACGGATGCGCAGCTCAACCTCAGTGATGACGAAAAAGCCAAAAACCTGATTACCCGCAGTCGCCCCATGGGGATTACGGAGGTGGGGAATCAGTGCCCCAACGTAGGCGGCGGCGGCAACACCGTCGAGGTGGGCTGGGATGAGGTGACCAGTGCCATTCTGCGGAAGAATTTCCAAATCAATGCCTTTGTCTATGAAAACCGCAACGGCGGCCAAGCCCTCTCCACCATTGAGTTTGTGCAAGAGCGGCAAATGGAGCGGGGCAACAAGTGGGGCGCCTGGTTCCGCAACGACTTGGAAATCTTTCCGGGGCCGACCTTCCGCTGGAATGGGGCCATGCACACCGAGGGCAGCATCTTTATGACGGCGGGCGGTGACGGTTTCCAAGCCCATTTAATCAGTTCGCCCAGGTCCTGCATTTACACGCGCGCGGCGTCTGAGATTACGGCAACGGAGGTGGTCAACCCCCAAACCCAGCAAATTGAGTTTCAGGGGCAATTTATGGCCGGCAGTCTGCGGGACAACAACACCACCGCCGGAACAGTCAAAATTCACTCCTACCGCGAACCCCCCAGCCCTCCCTACACCGATGATGACCCTCCAGCAGCAAAAAACATTGTTACATTCGATAAGGATCGAGATTCGGTCAAGGATGGTGTGAACCCAGCGCAAGTTGCCCTGAATCCGGTGGCGATTCTCACCGAGGATAAAAGCAGGGCCCGCGGCAGTGACCCCACGAATCTCAGCCACCGCGATAACAATTGGAATAACCAATTTTATGTGGTGCAGGGGCGCTTTGCCAACAAAAGCCAGCCCAAGCCCTATGTGGATGACACCTACCGCGCCGATGACCGCTATGGCCCCAAGCCGACTTATGGTAAGATCGGGATTCCCGCTGGCACCATGGGCGACCCAATTGTCGACCTACCGGACAAGCCGCTGACGCGCAATGTAGCCCCGCCCGACAGCTCCAACAAGCGGGAAGACTTAGGACTGGATGGCTATTGGGAGCGGCGGGCCCGCCAAGAGGGGCTGCGCATTATTGTGGGGGAACGTCTGGAGTTGGGGGACCCCCTTGAGCGACCTGATTCATGCCCAGGTGGACAACGCTGTAATGAGTTCTATCAGCACCGCACTCTGCGGGATAACTTGGCGGCGGTGCAGGCAGCGGTTGTTTACCACTACAAATTCAACAACAACGGACAAGCGGATCCCAGCATTCCCGATCCCTTTACGGACCCTTACCCAGGGCAAAACAGTGGGGGCTACGAGCCCGTTGCCTGCTTGGCCATGACCTACCACCACGGCACGCGCCAAACCGCATTGAACAGCATCACGTTTTTTACACCTGACCCGTCACTTAACATCCCGTTCTTTCAAAACGGCACACCGCTCTTTGACTTCTTTAGAGGGATTGGCACCAACGGCTGGGAGTTTGAGCTGAACGATGACCCGAGTAATGGATTTTACAGCCAGTTGAGTAATCCAACCTCGGCGCTGCGGCAAGCATTACAGAACCTGGCTAATAACTACGGCGATCCTGCCGGGGCTTTTCCACCAAAACAGGAAAACTCCCCCAACAACACTCACCCGAACCCGGGCACAATAAAATACGGCAACTTCTCGAACTTGCGGCGGGCTTTGACTCAGCTCACAACGGTTGGTAATGACGTAAGTAAGCTTAGCTTGGCCGATCAGAGCACCCTGCACACTGCCGGCTGCATGTTGGGAATGCTGGCCTACAGCGTGAAGCAGGTGGAACAGCTTTCACAGAGCTCTAACGCTAATGTTAAGCTCGCTTCAAATTATCCACTTCCAGATGGTGGGAATCAAGATCTCATCACATTCAGCAATCCCAACAGCGCCGGTAGTCTCCTACTTGACAAGCTCTGGCTAGAAGTTGACACCTCATTAAATAACCCGATGACTACTACTGCTTATCCTGTCCTGTATCAGGTGTTTGACCCTAACGATCCTTCGAAGACTCGTCTGGATGTTGTTAACGAAATTGCTAATCTTGTCCAACCTCGCCCCGACCCAGGCGCATTCACAGTGCCAACAGCACTGGCGCCGAGTGGGTCGAATCCCGATCGCCCCGATCGCCGGAATCAAATTATTTATTATGATGGTAGCCAATACCAGCGCTACAACATTGCCTTCTTAGACAACGCCCTCTTCAATGGCCGCGAGGAAATGGCGGTGCGGGTCATGGACATTGACCTTGATTTGCTGCGGCGCACCTCCTTTGGCGGCGATACCTGGTTGCCGATGGGGGGCATTGTCTATGCCTTCCGTGAGGATGCCGTGCGCGAAGATGGCATTGCCCGCCCCTGCCTCCCCGGCCAAAACTGGATGAACACCGATCCTAATAATCCCCACGACCCCTGTTTGGCAAGTAATGGCATTTCCCTGAAGCCGGTGGACTTCTTTGCCGACCCGCTGCGGCGCCCCAATGGCTTCCGCCTACTGAACGGCAACCGCCTTGACCGCCAAGGCATTCCAGACGAGAAAAATATCGCCGGCCTGTCCTTTATCAGTGACAACCCGGTGTATATTCAGGGGGACTTTAACCTGCACAGCACTGATGGCACCGCCAGCAATCTCATTGAGGAGTTTACCGACAAGCTCGAAGCCAACTGGAGTAATTTCTACAGTCGCAGCACCCTAGATTCTCGCTTTGCGCGGCCCGACAAAGACACTGCGCGGCCCGACCAAGACACATGGCGCCCCGCAGAAATTTTGGCCGATGCCGTCACAATTCTCTCTGACAACTTCTGCGATGGCTTTGCCGAGCACTACTTTGTAGGCGTCCTTAATCCCCCTATTAGTAATCTTGATAATACTGATCCTCGCAGCTGCGGCTCCTCCGGCAACCGGACCTCTTTCCTGAATGCCAACCGACCCAACCCCCCCCTCGACCCGAACGACCCTCAGCTTGTGCGGGAAAGCCAAAATAACGACTTACTCAATATCCCCCTACTTAACCCCTCCCCCTCGGGGCCCGATCAGAGGCCAATTTATGTGAATAAGAATGGCCAAGCCAGGGGAGTTTCTAATTATAATTCATTTAACAACGACCGTTCCTTGATTGCGGCGAAAGACAACACCCGCGTCAATGCGGTGATTGTGAGCGGCATTGTGCCCTCGCGCCCCAACCAGGCCTACGGCGGCATGCACAACTTCCCGCGCTTCCTGGAAAACTGGAGCGGCAAAAATCTCTGGATCCAAGGGTCATTTATTCAGCTCAACTTCTCCACCCAAGCCACCGGCCCCTATGACCAAGACCAGTGGGAAGTGCCTAATGATCCTACCTGCTGGGATGTCAACACCGCCTTTAACTGTAATGCCCAGGGCGTCGAGCTGATTAAATACTACAGCCCTCCCAACCGCCGCTGGGGCTATGATGTGGCTCTGCAACTGGCGCCCGCTGGGCCAGTGGCGCGGCGGTTCATTACCCCCGGACGGCAGCGGACAGAGTATTACACCGAGTTGCGCGCCGATGATCCCTATATCCAGCAACTGCGCTGTGCCAACCGACCCGCCAGCATGGGAGGGGGCAACATTGATCCAAGTGCCAGTTGTTCTGCCTAA